From Brevibacterium ihuae, the proteins below share one genomic window:
- a CDS encoding AAA family ATPase: MTVLVGPNNEGKSNILRGLVVGLRAISDIGKGAPYPARGRGRRDDWDFETYTWESDIPDSVRSAKPNSATVLEFDFELNDDEIEEFKERTKSANNGTLKVRLRLYRGRREMQIIKQGPGSKKINEKKVAIAKFISKQVRVQYIPASRPAFESVSLMRAEVGSRLAALESDQEYRKALEVVLERRKDALSPLGTSVTDALRRFLPNVESVEIEPSGRDYFGVNPWAWTEFDFMVDDGVKTPLASKGDGVQSLAAISLAHSLAQANNKSDLILAVEEPEAHLHPSAVHELRAVLDEIAHDQQVVITTHSPLLVSRGDVAGNVIIRQNRAVQAGSLGQIRDILGVRIEDNLQSASVALLVEGLSDKRIIQTLLAGESPIIQSALTDGALRTEITTGASNVAYQFRHFYDSVCRVHVLLDSDAAGRKALEALEKEHGFSHLDATMVRVVDMNDSEVEDLLDEAFLGPDILARFNVTLDPAHTHPQKKFKLRMQDYFAGSGQGWTKAIENDLKTLVADAVERDPVAALRADRRGPLDALVREIESKLEGS; this comes from the coding sequence ATGACGGTTCTCGTCGGTCCAAACAACGAAGGAAAGTCGAACATCCTGCGTGGTCTCGTCGTTGGCCTACGTGCAATATCCGACATCGGCAAGGGCGCACCCTATCCCGCGCGCGGTCGCGGACGGCGGGATGACTGGGACTTCGAGACGTACACGTGGGAATCAGACATCCCCGATTCCGTCAGGTCAGCAAAACCGAACTCGGCAACGGTCCTCGAGTTCGACTTCGAGCTCAACGACGACGAGATTGAAGAATTCAAGGAACGAACGAAGAGCGCCAATAACGGCACATTGAAAGTTCGTCTGCGCCTGTACCGAGGACGGCGCGAGATGCAAATCATCAAACAGGGACCCGGCAGCAAGAAGATCAACGAGAAGAAGGTCGCCATTGCGAAGTTCATCTCGAAGCAAGTTCGCGTGCAGTACATCCCTGCGTCTCGCCCAGCGTTTGAATCGGTCTCGTTGATGCGCGCCGAGGTGGGTTCTCGTCTCGCGGCGCTGGAAAGCGATCAAGAATACCGAAAGGCGCTGGAGGTCGTGCTCGAGCGCCGCAAGGATGCCCTATCACCGCTCGGCACGTCAGTCACTGATGCCCTTCGCCGCTTCCTCCCAAACGTGGAGTCAGTCGAGATCGAGCCGTCTGGGCGGGACTACTTTGGAGTGAATCCGTGGGCCTGGACAGAGTTCGACTTCATGGTCGACGACGGAGTGAAGACGCCTCTGGCGTCAAAGGGTGACGGGGTGCAGAGCCTTGCCGCGATCTCTTTGGCGCACTCATTGGCGCAGGCGAACAATAAGTCGGACCTAATCCTCGCAGTCGAAGAGCCTGAGGCCCATCTTCACCCCTCAGCGGTTCACGAGCTTCGCGCAGTTCTGGATGAGATTGCCCATGACCAGCAGGTGGTCATTACAACTCACAGCCCTCTCCTCGTGAGTCGTGGTGATGTCGCGGGCAACGTCATCATCAGGCAGAACCGTGCGGTCCAAGCGGGTTCACTCGGCCAGATCCGGGACATCCTCGGGGTACGGATCGAGGATAACCTTCAGTCGGCGAGCGTCGCCCTGCTAGTTGAAGGCCTCAGTGACAAAAGGATCATCCAGACGCTTCTGGCTGGCGAGAGCCCGATAATCCAGTCCGCGTTGACTGACGGCGCACTCCGGACAGAGATTACAACCGGCGCGAGCAATGTCGCTTACCAGTTCCGTCACTTCTACGACAGTGTCTGCCGCGTTCACGTACTACTAGACTCCGACGCTGCTGGGCGCAAGGCACTCGAAGCTCTCGAGAAGGAGCACGGCTTCAGCCATCTTGACGCGACCATGGTGAGGGTCGTCGACATGAACGACTCGGAGGTGGAAGATCTGCTCGACGAAGCATTTCTGGGACCGGACATCCTCGCTCGATTCAACGTGACCCTGGATCCTGCTCACACTCACCCGCAAAAGAAGTTCAAGCTGCGAATGCAAGACTACTTCGCAGGCTCGGGTCAAGGTTGGACTAAGGCGATCGAGAACGACCTCAAGACCCTCGTTGCCGATGCCGTCGAGCGCGATCCCGTCGCCGCCCTTCGAGCCGATCGAAGAGGGCCTCTCGATGCCCTCGTTCGCGAAATTGAATCCAAGCTAGAAGGGTCGTGA
- a CDS encoding type I restriction endonuclease subunit R: MAQFNEANSVRDLIRDLVKSDDVQFLPGNELPRRTDEVMLEGVLEGALVRLNPEIEADPAKADEVIYNLRAILIAARNSPHPVVANEEFMGWLTGQKSMPFGPNGEHTTVRLIDFEHLEEDSSNQWIVSTEVTFKQGRLEKRFDLVLWCNGVPLVVGEAKTPIRPAYTWIDGAAQIHDDYEQSVPQFFVPNVFSFATEGKDFRYGTIGMPVELWGPWREDPTDEDAPAKIGLVAVQEAVEGVLTPRAVLDFLRFFTLYATDKTHRKIKIIARFQQFQATNLIVDRVLLGKVKQGLIWHFQGSGKSLLMVFTALKLRAMAELTNPTILIVVDRIDLDTQITGTFNASDVPGLVSTDSRAQLQNLLSQGARKIIITTIHKFGEAPGVLDARQNIIAMVDEAHRSQEGDYGQKMREALPNAYLFGLTGTPINRRDRNTFKWFGAPEDEGGYLSRYSFQDSIRDGATLPLHFEPRLSEIHIDQEAIDAAFEELATDRDLSESDKITLSKKAASIEVLIKTPSRIAKISADIAAHFQSKVEPQGFKAQVVAYDKASCVAYKNELDKHLGPEASTIVMSKTRGDSPDWAKWTPGAEELEQVVARFNDPTDPLKIIIVTAKLLTGFDAPILYCQYLDKPLKEHTLLQAITRTNRVYPPDKTHGLIVDYLGIFDDVARSLSFDEQAVREVVSNIEELKAQLAPAMAAALAFFPGVDRTVGGYEGLVQAQSAIADDVTKDAFGAAYSVVSQLWEALSPDPMLGEHRDDYRWLTDVYESVRPSDITGRLVWHALGAKTIDLINEHVAVEIPQNTETIVLDAQTIEDLMTGRRTDIPTEEIERQITARIAQHLHNPVFVELGQRLNDLRERYADIQQSSLDFLRELLELARDTVAAEKAADEVPREEQGKAALTELFDALKGDQTPIIVENVVNRIDEVVRGVRFEGWQSTIRGDQEVRQALRKTLYVQFKIRDNDVFEKALGYVREYY; the protein is encoded by the coding sequence ATGGCCCAGTTCAACGAAGCGAATTCTGTGCGCGACCTCATCCGGGACCTAGTGAAATCCGACGACGTCCAGTTTTTGCCGGGCAACGAGCTTCCGCGTCGTACCGACGAGGTGATGCTCGAAGGTGTGCTGGAGGGAGCGCTTGTCCGGCTGAATCCGGAGATCGAGGCGGACCCCGCGAAGGCGGACGAAGTCATCTACAACCTCCGTGCGATCCTGATCGCTGCCCGGAACAGCCCGCATCCAGTGGTGGCCAACGAGGAGTTCATGGGGTGGCTGACTGGCCAGAAGTCGATGCCCTTCGGACCGAATGGCGAGCACACTACGGTCCGGCTGATCGACTTCGAACACCTCGAGGAGGACTCGTCGAACCAGTGGATCGTCTCGACCGAGGTGACTTTCAAGCAGGGTCGGTTGGAGAAGCGATTCGACCTGGTCCTGTGGTGCAACGGAGTGCCGCTGGTTGTCGGCGAGGCGAAGACGCCGATCCGTCCGGCGTACACCTGGATCGATGGGGCCGCGCAGATCCACGATGACTACGAGCAGAGCGTCCCGCAATTCTTCGTGCCGAACGTGTTCTCCTTCGCCACCGAGGGCAAGGACTTCCGCTACGGCACCATCGGAATGCCGGTCGAGCTGTGGGGCCCCTGGCGCGAGGACCCGACCGATGAGGATGCTCCCGCGAAGATCGGTCTCGTCGCGGTCCAAGAAGCAGTCGAAGGCGTCCTCACTCCCCGTGCGGTGCTCGACTTCCTACGATTCTTTACGCTCTACGCGACCGATAAAACGCACCGCAAGATCAAGATCATCGCTCGCTTCCAGCAGTTCCAGGCGACCAACCTGATCGTCGATCGTGTGCTGCTCGGCAAGGTCAAGCAGGGTCTGATCTGGCACTTCCAGGGTTCGGGCAAGTCGCTGCTGATGGTCTTCACCGCGCTCAAGCTCCGCGCGATGGCGGAGCTCACGAATCCGACGATTCTGATCGTGGTCGACCGCATCGACCTGGACACCCAGATCACGGGCACCTTCAACGCCTCGGACGTCCCGGGCTTGGTGTCGACGGACTCGCGAGCGCAACTCCAGAATCTGCTCAGCCAGGGCGCGCGGAAGATCATCATCACCACGATCCACAAGTTCGGCGAGGCACCTGGCGTCCTCGATGCCCGGCAGAACATCATCGCGATGGTCGACGAGGCTCATCGCTCGCAGGAGGGTGACTACGGGCAGAAGATGCGTGAGGCCTTGCCCAACGCGTACCTCTTCGGCTTGACGGGCACGCCGATCAACCGGCGCGACCGCAACACGTTCAAGTGGTTCGGTGCACCCGAGGACGAGGGCGGCTACCTGTCGCGGTACTCATTCCAGGACTCCATCCGCGACGGTGCGACCCTTCCGTTGCACTTCGAACCACGACTCTCAGAAATCCACATCGACCAGGAGGCGATCGACGCGGCGTTCGAGGAACTCGCCACGGATCGCGATCTGTCCGAGAGCGACAAGATCACGCTTTCGAAGAAGGCGGCCTCGATCGAGGTGCTCATCAAGACGCCCTCACGCATCGCGAAGATCTCCGCCGACATCGCCGCCCACTTCCAATCCAAAGTGGAGCCCCAGGGTTTCAAGGCGCAGGTCGTCGCGTACGACAAAGCCTCCTGCGTCGCGTACAAGAATGAGCTCGACAAGCACCTCGGGCCCGAGGCATCGACCATCGTCATGTCGAAGACCCGAGGTGACTCGCCCGACTGGGCCAAGTGGACCCCAGGTGCCGAGGAGCTTGAGCAGGTCGTCGCGCGGTTCAATGACCCGACCGACCCGCTCAAGATCATCATCGTGACGGCGAAGCTGCTGACCGGGTTCGACGCTCCGATCCTCTACTGCCAGTACCTCGACAAGCCACTGAAGGAGCACACGCTACTCCAAGCGATCACTCGCACCAATCGCGTGTACCCGCCGGACAAGACCCACGGCCTGATCGTCGACTACCTCGGCATCTTCGACGACGTCGCCCGATCCCTCTCCTTCGACGAGCAGGCTGTCCGAGAGGTCGTCTCCAACATCGAAGAACTGAAGGCTCAGCTCGCGCCGGCGATGGCTGCCGCACTCGCATTCTTCCCCGGTGTCGACCGCACGGTCGGCGGGTACGAAGGCCTCGTCCAGGCACAATCCGCGATCGCTGACGACGTCACGAAGGACGCCTTCGGAGCCGCCTACAGCGTGGTGTCACAACTATGGGAGGCACTCAGTCCTGACCCCATGCTGGGCGAGCATCGCGACGACTACCGCTGGCTCACGGATGTCTACGAATCGGTGCGCCCCTCAGACATCACGGGCCGACTCGTGTGGCACGCGCTCGGAGCCAAGACAATCGACCTGATCAACGAGCACGTCGCCGTCGAGATCCCGCAGAACACCGAGACGATCGTGCTCGACGCTCAGACGATCGAAGACCTCATGACCGGTCGGCGCACCGACATCCCCACCGAAGAGATCGAGCGTCAGATCACCGCACGCATCGCCCAGCACCTGCATAACCCGGTCTTCGTCGAACTCGGCCAGCGCCTCAACGACCTACGCGAGCGCTACGCCGACATCCAACAGTCCAGCCTCGACTTCCTCCGCGAGCTTCTCGAACTCGCCCGCGACACCGTTGCTGCCGAGAAGGCAGCCGACGAGGTGCCCCGCGAAGAGCAGGGCAAGGCGGCACTGACCGAGCTGTTCGACGCCCTCAAAGGCGATCAGACCCCGATCATCGTCGAGAACGTCGTCAACCGGATCGACGAGGTCGTCCGTGGGGTCCGCTTCGAGGGGTGGCAGTCCACGATCCGCGGCGACCAAGAGGTCCGCCAAGCTCTGCGGAAGACGCTCTACGTCCAGTTCAAGATCCGCGACAACGACGTCTTCGAGAAAGCCCTCGGCTACGTCCGGGAGTACTACTGA
- a CDS encoding restriction endonuclease subunit S, with product MSLNLDKSHWNRVAFGDVVRNVNDYFDADRDGVLPYVAGPNINPGEPSVASYGATDDDEFPPTFKRMFRSGDVLLHSRGIDKLAAADRSGVTGEKLFVLRSVDETVLLQEYLIWLLLSPQAQAHMKDNLTGSVNKFLNWKPLAALEIDIPPLDEQKRIADLLWAIERHKRTLADEVESVQGVLARVAATRLSALPTTARLGDLTTTRSGPSFPASDVHGESVEGSVPVIGIPNTKPDGTIDLEGVGHVTGLPASVSTIDESSLILIRTNGNRQRIGNVYIPPEAAHGHAVSAFQFLMRANDMSDRDYLFWVLSEAGMQHRMSDAASGTVGLGNLAVRWLNELEIPWTELPEERRAFVETLGTLRDGLARLRAEVAAVTAVGKVVLGEMLGGS from the coding sequence GTGAGCCTTAACCTCGACAAGTCGCACTGGAACCGGGTCGCCTTCGGCGACGTTGTCCGTAACGTGAACGACTACTTCGATGCCGACCGAGACGGCGTCCTCCCTTATGTGGCAGGACCGAACATAAATCCTGGCGAGCCTTCGGTCGCTTCGTACGGCGCGACCGACGACGACGAGTTCCCTCCTACATTCAAGCGAATGTTCCGTTCCGGAGACGTGCTACTACACTCGCGGGGCATCGACAAGTTGGCCGCGGCAGATCGCTCAGGTGTGACGGGCGAGAAGCTGTTCGTTTTGCGTTCGGTGGATGAGACCGTTCTGCTACAGGAGTACCTGATTTGGCTGCTTTTGAGTCCCCAAGCGCAGGCTCACATGAAGGACAACCTCACCGGCTCCGTAAACAAGTTCCTCAACTGGAAACCGCTCGCGGCGCTTGAAATTGACATCCCTCCACTCGACGAGCAGAAGCGAATCGCCGACCTCCTCTGGGCCATCGAGCGTCATAAACGCACCCTTGCGGACGAGGTCGAATCGGTCCAAGGTGTCCTTGCGCGCGTCGCGGCTACACGGCTCAGCGCCCTACCCACTACAGCGCGACTGGGGGATCTCACGACGACGCGGTCCGGGCCTTCGTTTCCAGCATCGGATGTTCACGGTGAATCCGTCGAAGGATCGGTGCCTGTCATTGGTATCCCTAACACGAAGCCTGACGGAACGATCGATCTCGAAGGCGTCGGCCATGTGACTGGACTTCCCGCCAGTGTTAGCACAATCGACGAGTCGAGCCTCATCCTGATTCGCACTAATGGAAACCGACAGCGGATCGGGAACGTATACATCCCGCCCGAAGCGGCGCACGGGCATGCGGTGTCCGCGTTCCAGTTCCTTATGCGGGCGAACGACATGTCCGACAGGGATTATCTCTTCTGGGTCCTGAGCGAGGCGGGGATGCAGCACCGCATGAGTGACGCAGCCTCGGGGACTGTCGGCTTGGGCAACCTCGCCGTTCGCTGGCTCAACGAGCTTGAAATTCCCTGGACGGAACTCCCCGAAGAGAGAAGAGCATTTGTCGAGACCCTCGGCACGCTGAGGGACGGTCTCGCACGCCTTCGTGCCGAAGTCGCTGCTGTCACCGCCGTCGGCAAAGTGGTTCTCGGAGAGATGCTTGGAGGCAGCTGA
- a CDS encoding type I restriction-modification system subunit M, producing MSTRITQRELENYLWGAAIVLRGLIDAGDYKQYIFPLVFLKRISDVYDEEHAAAMEVYDDEELADLPENHRFAIPHGCHWDDIRGVTENIGAALLHAMRSIETANPDTLPGVFGDGDWGNKDLLPDSTLADLIEHFSTKTLSIANLPEDELGNGYEYLIKKFADDSGHTAQEFYTNRTLVHLMTMMLEPRPGESVYDPTCGTGGMLISTAAELRRQGKEWRNLRLYGQELNYGTSAIARMNLFLHGITDGHIAHGDTLSRPAFLDGKGRLQTFDVVLANPPYSIKAWNRTAFAKDPYGRNVWGIPPQGRADYAFFQHIATSLDPKTGRAAILFPHGVLFRREEAVLREALVKSDLIECVLGLGAGLFYNSPMEAVVVTLRASKPAEHKGKVLFINAVNEVAREQAQSFLREAHQHRILDAYRAFEPQDGFAAVATLDQIAEKSHSLAIPLYVAGDSAKEVGEHIDVSDAVAQWRTAAQVSDQAITDVLARLRAEVSA from the coding sequence ATGAGCACCAGGATCACGCAGCGCGAGCTGGAGAACTACCTGTGGGGCGCGGCGATCGTTCTCCGTGGCCTGATCGACGCCGGCGACTACAAGCAGTACATCTTCCCGCTGGTCTTCCTGAAGCGGATCTCCGACGTCTACGACGAAGAGCACGCCGCCGCGATGGAGGTGTACGACGACGAGGAGCTCGCCGACCTCCCCGAGAATCACCGCTTCGCCATCCCACACGGCTGCCACTGGGACGACATCCGCGGTGTCACTGAGAACATCGGTGCGGCACTCTTGCACGCCATGCGCTCCATCGAGACCGCCAACCCCGACACACTTCCGGGAGTCTTCGGCGACGGTGACTGGGGCAACAAGGACCTGCTCCCGGACTCGACCCTGGCCGACCTGATCGAGCACTTCTCCACCAAGACACTCTCGATCGCCAACCTGCCCGAGGACGAGCTCGGCAACGGGTACGAGTACCTGATCAAGAAATTCGCCGACGACTCCGGTCACACGGCGCAGGAGTTCTACACCAATCGCACCCTCGTGCACCTGATGACGATGATGCTGGAGCCCCGGCCGGGTGAGTCGGTGTATGACCCCACCTGCGGCACAGGCGGCATGCTCATCTCCACCGCCGCCGAGCTGAGGCGGCAGGGCAAGGAGTGGCGCAACCTGCGCCTCTACGGCCAGGAACTCAACTACGGGACATCCGCCATCGCGCGGATGAACCTGTTCCTGCACGGAATCACAGACGGCCACATCGCCCACGGCGACACCCTCAGCCGACCGGCGTTCCTCGATGGCAAGGGCCGTCTGCAGACGTTCGACGTCGTGCTGGCCAACCCGCCCTACTCCATCAAGGCGTGGAACCGCACCGCGTTCGCCAAGGACCCGTACGGCCGTAACGTCTGGGGCATCCCGCCGCAGGGACGCGCCGACTACGCCTTCTTCCAGCACATCGCCACGAGTCTCGACCCCAAGACCGGACGAGCAGCCATCCTGTTCCCCCACGGCGTGCTCTTCCGCCGCGAAGAGGCAGTCCTGCGTGAAGCGTTGGTGAAGTCCGACCTCATCGAGTGCGTGCTCGGGCTCGGTGCCGGACTGTTCTACAACAGCCCCATGGAGGCCGTGGTCGTCACGCTCCGCGCCAGTAAGCCCGCCGAGCACAAGGGCAAAGTGCTGTTCATCAACGCGGTCAACGAAGTCGCCCGCGAGCAGGCGCAGTCGTTCCTCCGCGAGGCGCACCAGCACAGGATCCTGGACGCTTATCGCGCCTTCGAGCCACAGGACGGGTTCGCTGCAGTTGCCACCCTCGACCAGATCGCAGAGAAGAGCCACAGTCTCGCGATTCCGTTGTACGTCGCGGGCGACTCGGCGAAGGAAGTCGGCGAGCACATCGATGTCAGCGATGCAGTGGCGCAGTGGCGAACTGCCGCGCAGGTTTCGGACCAGGCGATTACTGACGTCCTCGCGCGGCTGAGAGCGGAGGTGTCCGCGTGA
- a CDS encoding type I restriction-modification system subunit M gives MTEDEARAAARALRPNGGSDPLTLAELEQYLAAAADLLRGSIDQADFKAYIFPLMFFKRISDVYLEEYAQALDESGGDHEFALFAENHRFAIPPGSLWDDVRTNTANIGTALQTAFREIEKANPETLYGIFGNASWTNKDKLPDRKLADLIEHFSSKALTNAAVPPDVFGNAYEYLIKRFADQSNKKAGEYYTPRSVVGLLVNILDPTEGETVYDPACGTGGMLIEVIEHVKDAGGCPKTLWGKLYGQEKVLATSAIARMNLLLHGVEDFKIVREDTLRNPAFYTGNNLAQFDCVVANPPFSLKNWGEPEWASDKWGRNALGGVPPKGYADWAWVQHMLTSAKPKTGRVAVVLPQGALFRQGAEARIRTHVLKSDVVDAVIGLAPNLFYGTGLAACVLILRQEKQPEEKRKVLFINGEDLFKRGRNQNTLEPEHAEKLLDAYELYSDIKGRSRVVDLAEIESNDYNLNIPLYVAPPDTGEKLTLADALANLETAHAEATTTRAALEAELAKWGLSV, from the coding sequence ATGACCGAGGATGAGGCACGCGCGGCAGCGCGGGCATTGCGCCCCAACGGCGGGAGCGATCCGCTGACGCTGGCGGAGCTCGAGCAGTACCTCGCCGCGGCGGCTGACCTGCTGCGCGGCAGCATCGACCAGGCCGACTTCAAGGCGTACATTTTCCCGCTGATGTTCTTCAAGCGGATCAGCGACGTCTACCTCGAGGAGTACGCCCAAGCGCTCGACGAGTCCGGAGGCGACCACGAGTTCGCCCTGTTCGCGGAGAACCACCGCTTCGCGATCCCACCCGGAAGCCTCTGGGACGACGTGCGCACCAACACAGCGAACATCGGCACCGCCTTGCAGACTGCGTTCCGTGAAATCGAGAAAGCGAACCCCGAGACGCTGTACGGCATCTTCGGCAACGCCAGCTGGACCAACAAGGACAAGCTGCCCGATCGCAAGCTCGCCGATCTCATCGAGCACTTCTCGAGCAAGGCGCTGACCAACGCCGCTGTGCCGCCCGACGTGTTCGGCAACGCGTACGAGTACCTCATCAAGCGGTTCGCCGACCAGTCGAACAAGAAGGCCGGTGAGTACTACACGCCGCGTTCGGTGGTCGGCCTGCTCGTCAACATCCTCGATCCCACCGAGGGTGAGACGGTCTACGACCCGGCCTGCGGCACCGGCGGCATGCTGATCGAGGTCATCGAGCACGTGAAAGATGCCGGCGGCTGCCCCAAAACCCTGTGGGGCAAGCTATACGGCCAGGAGAAGGTGCTCGCGACCTCGGCGATCGCGCGGATGAACCTGCTGCTCCACGGCGTCGAAGACTTCAAGATCGTCCGCGAGGACACGCTGCGCAACCCCGCTTTCTACACGGGAAACAACCTCGCGCAGTTCGACTGCGTCGTCGCCAACCCGCCGTTCTCGCTCAAAAACTGGGGCGAGCCCGAGTGGGCGTCCGACAAGTGGGGCCGGAACGCACTTGGTGGTGTCCCACCAAAGGGATACGCCGACTGGGCCTGGGTCCAGCACATGCTCACCTCCGCGAAACCGAAGACTGGACGTGTGGCGGTGGTCCTGCCCCAGGGCGCACTCTTCCGGCAGGGCGCTGAGGCGCGGATACGCACCCACGTGCTCAAGTCAGACGTCGTCGACGCGGTCATCGGGCTGGCTCCCAACCTGTTCTACGGCACGGGCCTCGCCGCCTGTGTACTGATCCTTCGACAGGAGAAGCAACCGGAGGAGAAGCGCAAGGTGCTCTTCATCAACGGTGAAGATCTGTTCAAGCGCGGGCGCAACCAGAACACCCTCGAGCCCGAGCACGCTGAGAAGCTACTTGACGCCTACGAGCTCTACTCCGACATCAAGGGCCGCTCCCGTGTCGTCGACCTGGCCGAGATCGAGAGCAACGACTACAACCTCAACATCCCGCTGTACGTCGCCCCACCTGACACCGGCGAGAAGCTCACGCTCGCAGACGCTCTCGCGAATCTCGAAACGGCGCACGCCGAGGCGACCACGACGCGTGCTGCGCTGGAGGCCGAGCTGGCGAAGTGGGGGCTGTCCGTATGA
- a CDS encoding recombinase family protein: MALIGLIQVGADPQDARLQRQVLEPICSRLFEDTASRRRLIKNRPGLLAAVTEVGDGDALTVTHARSLSTSMVDGLETLLDLVDRGVTVKVLKGLAAGEHTGDSELLADIRELRQLRRELQSSRIRAGIQTAREHGGSHGRPRTISDETQREIRMRRDRGESLRSIAGSAGVSIGTAHRVLTQRGPSQGTLSPRP, from the coding sequence ATGGCGCTCATAGGACTCATCCAGGTCGGGGCAGACCCCCAGGACGCGAGATTGCAACGGCAAGTGCTCGAGCCGATCTGCTCGCGTCTCTTCGAGGATACAGCATCGCGTCGACGCCTGATCAAGAACCGCCCCGGGCTCCTCGCTGCTGTGACGGAGGTGGGCGACGGCGATGCACTCACCGTGACCCACGCACGAAGCCTGAGCACGAGCATGGTCGACGGGCTCGAGACATTGCTGGACCTCGTTGATCGAGGAGTCACAGTGAAGGTCCTCAAGGGCCTCGCCGCGGGCGAGCACACCGGAGATTCGGAGCTTCTTGCTGACATCCGCGAGCTCAGACAACTACGTCGTGAGCTTCAAAGCTCCCGCATCCGGGCCGGCATCCAGACGGCGCGGGAACACGGAGGCAGCCACGGCCGACCACGCACCATTAGCGACGAGACGCAGCGCGAGATTAGGATGCGGAGAGATCGAGGCGAGTCGTTGCGCAGCATCGCCGGAAGCGCTGGCGTGTCGATCGGAACCGCCCACCGCGTGCTGACGCAACGAGGGCCTAGTCAGGGGACGTTGTCCCCTCGGCCGTGA
- a CDS encoding phosphatase, translating to MQNRPTDRTAPAEQTEPELARALESARITGDVGTLREGNLSHIQRFLDQETHFHFGVPLTRDWDYAAVFDLMVERVGISADPAHTTGQDTISTERCIAASARFAAVLGEVARGGGRILFGSGHPAGMVPVHQAFARAAEAAGAEVVRATGPITVDTDGGDVRHLGGVWVWHQHGGVPHTHSPEPVAHLLAELARRGEAPPDLVVADHGWAGYAGGQGLRAIGFADCNDPALFVAEAQGQVEVAVPLDDDIEPQLYLPLIEFILRRAGLPAEGIAP from the coding sequence ATGCAGAATCGACCGACTGACCGCACCGCTCCGGCTGAGCAGACCGAGCCGGAGCTCGCCCGCGCCCTCGAGTCCGCCCGGATCACCGGGGACGTCGGCACCCTGCGCGAGGGCAACCTCTCCCACATCCAGCGGTTCCTCGACCAGGAGACGCACTTCCACTTCGGCGTGCCGCTCACCCGCGACTGGGACTACGCAGCGGTCTTCGACCTCATGGTCGAGCGCGTCGGGATCTCCGCCGATCCCGCGCACACCACCGGCCAGGACACGATCTCGACCGAGCGGTGCATCGCGGCGTCCGCGCGCTTCGCAGCGGTGCTCGGCGAGGTGGCGCGCGGCGGCGGGCGGATCCTCTTCGGCTCCGGCCATCCGGCCGGCATGGTGCCCGTCCACCAGGCCTTCGCACGGGCCGCGGAGGCCGCCGGGGCCGAGGTCGTCCGCGCGACCGGACCGATCACCGTCGACACCGACGGGGGAGACGTCCGCCACCTCGGCGGTGTGTGGGTCTGGCACCAGCACGGCGGCGTGCCGCACACCCACTCGCCCGAACCGGTGGCGCACCTGCTCGCCGAGCTCGCCCGGCGCGGCGAGGCCCCGCCGGACCTCGTCGTCGCCGACCACGGCTGGGCCGGGTACGCCGGCGGGCAGGGGCTGCGCGCGATCGGCTTCGCCGACTGCAACGATCCGGCCCTGTTCGTCGCCGAGGCGCAGGGACAGGTCGAGGTCGCCGTCCCGCTCGACGACGACATCGAGCCCCAGCTCTATCTGCCGCTCATCGAGTTCATCCTGCGGCGCGCGGGCCTCCCCGCCGAGGGGATCGCGCCCTAG